Proteins from a single region of Ziziphus jujuba cultivar Dongzao chromosome 1, ASM3175591v1:
- the LOC112488857 gene encoding cytochrome P450 71D9-like → MQPLKRLQSKFHTFIMELQIPSFPILFAFFLLLLMVLNISKRPKTRNSSSTSSKLPPGPWKLPIIGNMHQLVGSLPHRGLRDLAKKHGPLMHLKLGEVSTIVVSSPEIAKEVMKTHDINFASRPQIIATKIMSYDSTNLIFAPYGEYWRQLRKICLQELLSISQVQSFQPIREEELSILIKWIAFNAQSGSAINLTQKIFATTYNITARAAFGKRCKDQEKFISVLEDSITEAGGFDIADLFPSVGFLHYISGTRPKLERLHREADMILETIINEHRKDKAKCKTDDEGKTEEDLVDVLLKFHDRSDNEFSLTSNNIKAVIMDVFGAGSETSSTTVDWTMSEMIKNPRIMKKAQEEVRQVFKGRGSVDETGLIEMKYLKLVIKEALRLHPPAPLLLPRECRESCEINGYGIPLKTKVIVNAWAIGRDPRYWKDPESFVPERFIDSSVDFKGANFEYIPFGAGRRICPGILFGLINIELPLALLLYHFDWKLPSGMKHEGLDMTESFGITVRRKDDLQVIPIAYHDP, encoded by the exons aTGCAGCCTCTGAAAAGGCTTCAATCCAAGTTTCATACTTTCATTATGGAGCTCCAGATTCCCTCATTCCCGATCCTTTTTGCTTTCTTCCTCCTTCTGTTGATGGTGCTGAACATATCAAAGAGACCCAAAACCAGAAACTCATCAAGTACTTCTTCCAAACTACCCCCAGGGCCATGGAAGCTGCCCATCATAGGAAACATGCACCAGCTGGTTGGTTCTCTACCCCATCGAGGACTAAGAGACTTGGCCAAGAAACATGGACCTTTGATGCATTTAAAACTCGGAGAAGTTTCCACCATTGTCGTTTCATCACCTGAGATTGCCAAAGAAGTTATGAAAACCCATGATATTAACTTTGCATCCAGGCCCCAGATCATTGCTACAAAGATCATGTCCTATGATTCTACCAACCTTATCTTTGCTCCTTATGGTGAGTATTGGAGACAGCTACGAAAGATTTGCTTGCAGGAGCTTCTGAGCATATCCCAAGTTCAATCTTTCCAACCTATTAGAGAAGAAGAGCTGTCCATTCTCATTAAATGGATTGCTTTCAATGCTCAATCTGGATCAGCCATTAATCTTACTCAGAAAATCTTTGCAACCACTTATAATATTACTGCACGTGCAGCCTTTGGAAAGAGATGCAAAGATCAAGAGAAGTTCATATCAGTTTTGGAGGATTCAATAACGGAGGCAGGAGGTTTCGATATTGCTGATTTGTTTCCTTCTGTTGGTTTTCTTCATTACATCAGTGGAACGAGGCCTAAACTAGAGAGATTGCATCGAGAGGCTGACATGATATTGGAAACCATCATCAATGAACATAGAAAGGACAAAGCAAAATGCAAAACTGATGATGAGGGAAAAACAGAAGAAGATCTGGTAGATGTTCTGCTAAAATTTCATGACCGCAGTGATAACGAGTTTTCTCTAACAAGTAATAACATCAAAGCAGTGATCATG GACGTGTTCGGTGCAGGGAGTGAGACATCATCCACGACAGTCGATTGGACAATGTCAGAAATGATAAAGAATCCAAGAATAATGAAGAAAGCACAAGAAGAAGTGAGACAAGTATTTAAGGGAAGAGGCTCAGTTGATGAAACAGGGCTTATTGAGATGAAGTATCTAAAACTGGTTATAAAAGAAGCCCTGAGATTGCATCCTCCAGCTCCTCTGTTGCTTCCAAGGGAATGTAGAGAGAGCTGTGAAATCAATGGATATGGAATACCTTTGAAAACCAAGGTTATAGTAAATGCATGGGCAATTGGGAGAGATCCAAGGTATTGGAAAGATCCAGAGAGCTTTGTTCCAGAGAGGTTCATTGATAGCTCCGTGGATTTCAAAGGTGCAAATTTTGAGTATATCCCATTTGGTGCTGGAAGAAGAATTTGCCCTGGAATTTTATTTGGTCTTATCAATATTGAGCTTCCACTTGCATTGTTGTTGTATCATTTTGATTGGAAACTCCCAAGTGGAATGAAACATGAAGGGCTGGACATGACTGAGAGCTTTGGCATTACTGTCAGAAGAAAAGATGATCTGCAAGTGATTCCCATTGCTTACCATGATCCTTAA